The Pseudomonas cucumis sequence GCTACGGCGCCGCGCTCGCTGCGCTCGCAAGACGGCTGAATGTTAAAGGCGCCACCCAGAGGGATTTGCAGACATAAAAAAACGCCAGGCCGGATCGGCGTTGGCGTTTTCTGTAAAGACACTCATCCGGGACTCCCGCAATACCTGCCGGCGGAGCCATACTTGGATGAGTCAAAGGAAAATGGCAGGGGCGGCTGGATTCGAACCAACGCATGGCAGGATCAAAACCTGCTGCCTTACCGCTTGGCGACGCCCCTGTATCTGTTGCGGCGAGTGCTTGGCACTCTCTTTCTGATTTGTCCTTGCGGACAAGGCCTGTAAGAGCCTCTGCAAGAACGGGCGGAAATTTACCAACTTTCGCTTCGCCTGGGAAGGCCAAAACAAAAATATATTTGTTTTAAAACAGATGCTTACTCCTGATCCTGGAGGATGCCATGGCAGCTGTTACCGATTCACTGAAGCTGTTTCTCGCAGGCGATGTCATGACCGCCCGCGGCATCGACACAGTACTGCCGTATCCTGGCGATCCGCGGCTTTACGAAGACTACGTCAAGCATGCCGGCGTTTACGTCCGGCTGGCAGAAAGGCTCAATGGCCCGATTCCCCTCCCCGTCGATTTCACCTATGTCTGGGGCGCTGCGCTGGATGAGTTTGAACTTCGCCAGCCACACGCACGCATCATCAATCTGGAAACTGCGGTGTCTCGTCGTGGACGACCGGAGCAAAAGGGCATCAATTACCGCATGAGCCCGGAGAACTTCCCGGCCATCAGCGCAGCCGGCATCGACTGCTGCGTGCTGGCCAACAACCATGTGCTGGACTGGGGGCCTGCCGGCCTGGCCGATACGCTGGATACCTTGTCGAGCAACGGTATGTGCAGCGCCGGCGCCGGGCACAACCGGCAATCTGCCGAAGCGCCCGCCGTGCTGCCGCAGCCTGGCGGGCGGCGCTTGCTGGTGTTTGGCCTCGGCGTACCCGACAGCGGCATACCGCTGGACTGGGCCGCCACGGACAAGCGCGCGGGCGTCGCGCGGTTGGAAGATCTAACGATGCACAGCCTGCGCCCTGTGGCCGAACGGATTCTCGAGAGCAAAAAACCGGGGGATCTGGTGGTCGCCTCCATTCATTGGGGCGGCAACTGGGGGTTCGATATCCCGCGCGAGCAAGTCCGGTTCGCCCATGCCTTGATCGACGAGGCCGGAGTTGACGTGGTGCACGGGCATTCCTCGCACCACGTCAAGGGCATCGAGGTGTACCGCGAACGCCTGATTCTCTATGGCTGCGGTGATCTGCTGAACGACTACGAAGGTATCGAAGGCCACACAGCCTTTCGCGGCGACCTGGGCCTTCTGTACTTTGCCTCGTTGGACCCGGGCGGGAACCTCAAGTCACTGGAGCTGATACCCACCCACCTGCGTCGCTTTCGCCTCTGTCGCGCCGAAGGGGATGACCGTCAATGGCTGCACGACACCCTTTCTCGCGAGTGCGCACGCTTGGGCAGCAGCATCCAGCCGGGCGCAAAAAATGCCTTCGAGTTACGTTGGTAGGCTTTTCGTTTCTGCGCCGCTTTTGCATTTTTTTGCGACAAATCCCGTTTCAGGGACTCCCGTACCACGCCCTCGTGGTGTTAGCTTGGAAAAGTTTCTGACTCATCGACCAGATATTTCCCACAAACTGCCTGCAAAGGAATGCCCCCAACAATGGATTTATCACTCAAGCACCTGGCCGCGACAACCCTGATGCTGGCCAGCCTTTCGTCGTTCACAACCTCGGCGCACGCCAACATCACCCCGCAACAGAGCGCGACCATCCTCAAGACCTTCAGTGACACATCGGTAACCGATTTCAGGCAGTTCCTGGGACGCCTGGCCACAAGCGACCTTGCCAAAACCAACGACCTCGGCCCGGCAATCAGTGCCTTCCAGAGCAACAAGCCCCTTACCCCTGAACAGCAGAACGAGATCCATCGCTTGCTTGGCCTCTATGCACGGGTGAAATACGGCAATGCTGCCACCGAGACCCTGCGCGAGCTGGTGGCAATCCCGACCTTCCGCGTGGACGGCGTTGCTCAGCACGACAATCCCGAATTCATCAAGATCGCCGACAAGCTCAAGGGCCTTGCCCAGGCCTTCAACCTGAACTTTCGCAACATCGACAACCGTGTCTATGAAATCTCCCTCGCAGGCAACGGCGACGAAGTCGTGGGCATTCACGCTCATGCCGATGTGGTGCCGGTGACGCCGGAGAACTGGGTTCTAAAAGACGGCACCCGCCTCGATCCGTTCAAGGTCACCCTGGTCGGCGACCGCATGTATGGCCGGGGCACCGAGGATGACAAGAACGGCATTGTGGTGGCGCTCTACGCCATGAAGATCATCAAGGAAGAGAAGCTACCGCTGGCGAGGAATTTCAAGCTGCTGGTAGACACCACCGAAGAAACCACGGGCGACGCCATCCCCTACTACTTCGAACACAACCCGACACCCAACTACAACCTGGCGCTGGATGGCGGCTACCCGGTGGTGATTGCCGAGAAAGGCTATGGCACCGTCATGGCCAGTTTTCCTCGGCGCGCCGCAGAGGGCAAAGGCGCCGAAATCACCGCAATGACGGGCGGTCTGGCAACCAATCAGATTCCGTCGACTTCGGTCGCCACCCTCGTGACTGACAAGCCCGCCGAATTGGCCGCCAGCCTGCAGAAGGCCGGTAGCGATTATGCCAAGCGCAATGGTGGCAACTTCGAGGTGAGCGCCAAGGTCGTCGGCAAGGACGTCCAGCTGACGGTTACCGGCGTTTCCGCCCACTCCTCCGAGCCAGAGTCAGGCGTTAACCCGGTGGCAAGGATGCTGGACTTCATCAACAGCCTCGACGGGAAGGTCGCGCTCAAGCACAACCACATGACCGACGCCGCCCGCTATGCCGCCGACAACTGGGGGCTGGACTACCTGGGTGGCAAATTGGGGGTCGGCTTTTCCGATGACTTCATGGGACCGCTGACCGCATCCCTGACCTATGTCGGGATGGATGAAAAAGCCTTCAAGCTCGCAGTCAACCTGCGCGTGCCGAAGGGCAAATCCCCTGAAGTGCTAAAGACCGAAATCGCCGACAAGCTTGGCGCCTGGAGCAAGAAGACCGACATTGCGGCGGCCTTTGACTACTCGATCGCCGAGCCGATGCACCGCAACCCTGAGGGTGAATGGGTCAAGGCCCTGCTGGCCGTGGCCAGCGAAAACCTTGGCATGGAACACAAGTTCGGCACCTCTGCCGGCGCCACTTCGGTCCATGAGCTGCCCAATGGCGTGCAATTCGGCCTGGCCAGGCCCGAGGTCAAGTACACCGGCCACAACGACAACGAGTTCAAGACTGTCGACCAGTTCCTGCTGGATCTGCAGATCGTGACCGAAATGTTCGGGCGCATCGGGCAGTTGCCGAAACTCTGATCCTCCTTTCGGACCCGCTATTCTGGCGGGTCTGTCAGTCAGTCAAGACGTAATGTTATCCGTAGCAGCTGCCGAGCCTGCGAGGCTGCGTTCGGCTGCGAAGCAGTCGTAAAATCAGAAATTGCTGTGTATCAGGCAGACCGTGCCTGCCTGACTCACGACTGCTACGCAGCCGAACGCAGCCTCGCAGGCTCGGCAGCTGCTACATAGGGTGCGTCGCGGCTGAATTTGCCTGGAATTCAATGGGATCTCTTTATGCCGCTGAGTTTTCATAAAATGCACGCCAATGGCGATGACTTCGTCATTGTGGACTCGCGAAACTCGGCCAATCCAATCACAAGTGCCATGGCTCGTCGAATGGGTGATCGGCACCGAGGCGTCGGATTCAATCAACTCGCGGTAATGCTCGATTGCGATGATGCCGTTGCGCGCTTGATGTTCTGGAATGCCGATGGTTCCACGCTGGATGCGTGTGGCAGCGCAACGCGGGGGGCTGCGGATTTGTTGATGCGTGAATCAAACACTACGTCGATAGCGCTGCGAACCAACCGTGGCCTCCTCACGTGTGAACGAACCTCAACGGGTACGATTGCCGTCAACATGGGGGAACCGCTTTTCGGCTGGTCGGATATTCCCCTGGCTCTGGAGATGGATACTGCTGTTTTACCACTGGCGGGTGAGCCAGCAGCTACCAGCATGGGTAATCCGCACTGCACCTACTTTGTGGATGACCTGACAGCCGTTGATATAGCAACCCTCGGACCGATCATTGAAACCAATCCTCTATTCCCCCTCAAGACGAATGTGCATTTCGTCCAGATCATTAACCGAAAGCACATTCGGTTGCGCATTTGGGAGCGCGGGGGTGGTATTCCACTCGGTTCAGGCTCGTGCTCTTGTGGTGCCGCGGTTAACGGAATTCGTCGTGGCTTGTTAGACCCTTGCGTTGAGGTTGAATGTGATGGCGGCACCGTAACGGTTCAATGGGATGGCGTGGGACCTGTCTTTCTCATCGGGCCGGTAGAGACAACGTTTTCGGGAGCGATTCACGACAGCCTCTCCTTCAGGCTATGAACCGGCGGCCATCGCATAACTGACCTATTCTGAATCGACCGACAAAAGATCACCCTTTTGAGGTACCTGAACTCGTTACAGCAATGGAGGCTGAATGATGAAGGAGCAATCGATTGAGTTTCGCGCTGGAGAGGCGCCTACGCCGCACTCTGCGCCCCTCGCCATGACCCGTTCCACCCAATCCCCCACGCTCAATAGCCGCATAGAGCTTTATACCCAGGAGGCGATGGTCAATTGGCTAGGCCCGTTGCAGCTGATGCGCACGGGCTTACAAACGGCTGTCGCCACCACGATGGGCGCCTTCGCGGACCCACGCGAGGTGCTGGCCATGCTCAACCCTCGGGACTCTAACCCGCCCATCCAGGTGGCCGCCGACGGTGACGTGTGGATCGACTATCTGGCCGATACCGGCGATGGCTGGGACTCCACCTATTCCATGGCGCTGTGCGTCAGCCATGCTGTCGAGTTGCCGGAACACCAACTCTCGCTGCCGCGCGGCGACGTGCTGCTGCTCGGCGGCGATCAGGTCTATCCCACACCGGCCCGCAACGGCTACCGCACCCGTTTCCTGGATCCCTTCCGCGCCGCATTTCCCGCGCCGGTCCCCAAGGAGCGCCCTGATGACCAGGACCAGCCCGTGCGGCAGCCGGGTGCACCGTGGATAGTGGCGACGCCCGGCAACCACGATTGGTATGACGGTCTGCGCGGTTTCTCCCAACTGTTTTGCGAGCGCAAGCCCATCGGCGCTTGGGAAACCCGCCAACGCACCGGTTACTACGTGCTGCAGTTGCCCAATGGCTGGTGGATCTGGGGCCTGGATCTGCAGTTTGAATCCATGATCGACCGGCAGCAAAAGCAATACTTCGAGCAGATGAACGCCAAATTGCAGCCAGGCGATCGCGTGATCCTCTGCACGCCCGAGCCGAGTTGGGTGGACGAAGCCGAACGGCTGGCACGCGAGGAGAGCAAGGCCTTGCCCTCGATCGAAACCCAGACGCCGCGCTTTCGCAGCCTGCGCGAGATCGAGGAACTCTTGGGTGATCACCTGGCGGTGGTCTTGGCCGGAGACTCGCACCACTACGCGCGCTACCAGCCAAAAGCTGGCACCCAGGCGCCGCAGCGCATCACCTGCGGAGGCGGTGGCGCCTTTTTGAATGCCACCCATCAGCTTCCAGATCCGCCCAAGCCGATCAACGTTGGCGGCACCCGACAGCACTACGAGCTGGCTGCGGTCTACCCGGACAAAAAGACCTCCGAGCAACTGCGTAATCGGGCATGGCGGCTACCCACCCGCAACCTCTCGTTCTGCGGCATGCTGGCCATCTTGTACCTGCTGTTCGACTGGATGGTACAAAGCGCCAGTACGGTGCCCCACCCGGCACGAGGCAACCGCAGCCTGATGGACGTGTTGTCTGACCTCCAAGCGTCTATTCCCAACATCAGCGAAGTTTGGCGACACCTGCTCCTGGTCCTGTCACACAGTCCTTCGTCGGTAATGTTCGCCGTGATCATTGTGCTGGGTTGCGCAGTGTTCTCAGCCGCCGGGGTCAAGCGCACCCGAAAGCTCGCCTATGCCATTGGAGCGGCTCACGGGTTACTTCATCTGGGACTGGCGATCGGACTGCTATGGCTGATGGGCCGTGTCAACATCCACTACTTGCAGCTCGAGGTAGAAAACCTGTACCAGGTTTCGTTGTTCCTGGCGGAGACGCTGGTGCTCGGTGGCAGTTTGGGAGGCCTGTTGTTCGGCGCATGGATGGTGATGGGCAACACTTTTTGGGGACTACATAGCGAGGCGGTTTTTTCCTCGCAGTGCATCGCCGACCACAAATGCTTCCTGCGCATGCACTTCAAAGGCGACCAACTCACCCTTTACCCACTCAAGTTGGAAAAGGTCTGCCGGCGCTGGTCCTTGGGATCAGGCGTCGCCAAACTGGCGAAGGTGCAGCGCACCTGGAGGTTGCGGGCAACGCCTGAAAGCACCGGCCCGCGCTTTGTGCCAGCCTCGGGTGAGCTCGAACTGCAACTGATCGAGCCGCCCATCGTGATTCTGCGTGAGTAAAACGCTTTTCGTAGGAGCCAGCGGTGCTGGCTCCTACAGGTAAGGCCTGTCGCAGATGAAGCAGGTTTCAGAACCAGGTTTCCATCTGTATGCCGTATTGCCATACACCACCGGCGTTGAAGTCCGACTTGCCGAAGTTGTCTGTGGAACTGTATCGGTCCAGGTCCGAGGACCAGTTCATGACGCTGGCGAACACGCGCAATTCGGGACGTGTGAGCAGGTCTCCAAAGTCAGGCTTGAATGTCGGGGCGATCGTGAATTTCCAGAAGTTACCGTCCACCGCATTACGTTGCATGTAGCCCTTGGGGTCGAGGTCCATGGTTTGCCAGCTCATTTCGTAGGCCATCTCGAAATTGCTGTTGATTTCATTGGCCAACCGCATGTTCAGGGTCATCCAGCGGTAGTCGTCACCCTTGACGTATCTGTCCTTGCTTTGTTCGGCCAGCAAGCTGGGACCGATGCGCCAGCCAGGTGCAATGGGTGTCTCGCCGTAAAGCGCCAGACGCAGCGCGCGGGCATCGTCGATCAGCTCGCCATCCGAGCCGATATTCTTGACTTCTGCCCCCAGACCTTGCCCATAGAGCAGTGCCGTTTTGAAGAAGCCTTCCCTGCCGAAAAAGTTTTTCTGATGATTGGCCACCATGCTGTGCAAGCCGGAATCCGCAGGCGTCAGGCCCGCTTCATTGCTGCGAGTGCCAAAATCGTTTTTCTTCGAGCCAATGCCATTGAACATCCACTGCCACTGACCGTTGTCGAAGAACTGGTTGGAGGTCAGGATGTAGCTTTCCACATCGGCATTGACACCGCCCTCGCTGAAATCCCCGTAGTTACGCCCGATCAAGGAGTAGTTCGAGCGCCAATCCTTGTTCATCTGCACATCGTAGATACCACCCCCGGTGCCGGCCAGAAAGATGACATCCGAGTCCAGCCAGTGGATATCGAAGTTATCTCTGTCGAATCGTTTGCCTGCCCACAGGGTGGAATTCTCGAACACTGAATTGCCCTTGAAGGCGGCGAGGTGATCGAGTTCCGTAAATACCTGGCGCACGTTCAGGTTACTTTCGGCGGCCGTCCAGTCATTTGTACTTTCCACTCCATCGGCGATGGAAACCGTGAATTTGGAATGGGTGCCGTTCTGTGCGTAGGCTTCTTTCGAGAGGTCTATGCGCATGTAGGTGTCGTCTTCGTTACCCAGTCGCCCGACTGCACCACCAACTGAACCAGCAGGGGTCGTATATGGGCCGCCACGACCACCACCCAACCCATCATTCATCAGCATCCCGGAACGGGCGTAGCCCTTGAAGCTGAAGCCGTCAGTCAGGTGTCCAGCACTGCCCTGCTTTTCCATGCTTTGCTGGCGGGCTTCGAGTTTTGCCAGTCGGGTGTCCAAAGCAGGCGCCGACATGGCTGCTGCAGTGGACGCTGCGGGCTGCAAGGTGGAAGTGGCAAGTTTGATCTGCTGCAATTCCCTGGCGAGTGCCTGGGTTTGCTGTTCAGCTGCGGCTGCGCGTTTTTCCGCTGCGCTGGCACGGGCTTCAAACGCGGCCATGCGTTCTTCCAGAGTCGCTGCGTGAGTGGTCGCCGCCGAGGTGCCGAGCACGCCTGCGAGTAGCCAGCTTGATGCTTTCTGCATGGGGGATTTCCTGTGTTGTTTTTATTGTTTTGTCCTGCGACCGACCTTTTCTTTCGTGAGTCGTGATTTGCCAGAATCAACGAAAAAAAGGATGCCTCATCGCAAATACGCTGCTACATTTGGCGATGTTAACGTTAACTTTTCTAAAAACAAAAATAAAGAGGGCTTTATGAAACAGCTCAAATCTCTCCTTCCAGCAGCACTGCTTACCCTTTGTGCCGGGCTTCCATCGCTTTCGAGCGCAGCCGATTTGACGATCTCGTGCGGGGCGGTGGGTGCAGAGTTACAACTCTGCAAAGAGGCCGTGGAGGCGTGGTCGAAACAGACTGGCAACAACGTCGAAGTGGTTTCCACACCTAACTCGGCGACCGAGCGGTTGTCGTTCTACCAACAGATCCTCAGTGCCCAGTCCAGCGACATCGACATCATTCAAATCGATATGGTGTGGCCAGGAATGCTGGCCAAACATCTGATGGATCTGCGCGAGGTGCTTCCCGCCAACGCGACCCAAGGCTACTTCCAGGCACAGGTGGATAACGCCACAGTGAACGGACGGCTGGTGACGATGCCGTGGTTCACCGACTCGGGTCTGCTGTACTACCGCAAGGACTTGCTCGAGAAGTACAACCAGCAGGTTCCCCAGACCTGGGAGGAAATGACTGCTACCGCGAGGAATATTCAACAGGCCGAGCGTACTGCCGGGAATCCCAATGCGTGGGGCTACATCTTTCAGGGGCGCGCCTACGAGGGCCTGACGTGTAATGCGCTGGAGTGGATCAGCAGCCAACCGGAAGGCGGACTGGTCAATCCACAAGGCGACATCGTGGTCAACAGTCCGGCTTCAAGAACGGCTTTGACCCTGGCGAAAAGTTGGGTGGGCGACATCTCCCCCCGGGGCGTACTCAATTACACCGAGGAAGAAGGACGTGGCGTATTCCAGTCGGGAAATGCGCTGTTCATGCGTAACTGGCCGTATGTCTGGGCCTTGGTGCAAAGCCAGGACAGTGCCGTAAAAGACAAGGTCGGGGTCGCGCCCCTGCCCCGCGGCGGCGAGGCTGGCAGCCATGCCTCCACCCTCGGTGGCTGGGGCCTGGCGGTATCGCGTTACAGCGCCCATCCAAAACTTGCCGCAGAGCTGGTGAGCTACCTGACCAGTGCCCAAGAGCAAAAACGTCGTGCCCTGATAGGCGCCTACAACCCGGTTATCGAGTCGCTCTATCAAGATCCCGAACTGCTCGCGGCCATGCCTTATTACGCTCAACTGCACAGCATTCTCAACGATGGGGTGATGCGCCCCGCTGCCATCACCGCCGATCGCTATCCACGGGTCTCCAATGCGTTCTTCGATCGAGTGCATGGCGTGCTGGCGGGCGAGCTGCCTGTCGATCAGGCGCTGGCCGAACTGGAAAGCGAACTCACGCGCATCAAACGCCGGAACTGGTAAGCCACAAGGAAGGAAATCACCATGTCTGTCTCTACTACCCATGCCCCTTGTGAGGAGCTGCTGCTCACCAGGGAAACGCCCGTGCAACGTCGTCGAGTGCGCGCCGCCTGGCTGTTTCTGACACCGATGTTGCTGTGTCTGGCCCTGGTGGCGGCCTGGCCGCTACTGCGCACATTCTGGTTCAGCCTGACCGACGCCAACCTGGCGGACACCGGTGGCGGAACCTTCATTGGCTTGAGCAATTACCTGTTCCACAACGGTACCAACTGGTCAGGCATTCTGGTCGATCCACAATGGTGGAACGCGGTGCGCAACACCTTGCATTTCACCGTGGTGTCGGTGGGACTGGAAGTCGTACTGGGATTGCTGGTGGCGTTGCTGCTCAACATCAAGTTCACCGGCCGCTCTCTGGTGCGTGCGTTGATTCTGA is a genomic window containing:
- a CDS encoding CapA family protein: MAAVTDSLKLFLAGDVMTARGIDTVLPYPGDPRLYEDYVKHAGVYVRLAERLNGPIPLPVDFTYVWGAALDEFELRQPHARIINLETAVSRRGRPEQKGINYRMSPENFPAISAAGIDCCVLANNHVLDWGPAGLADTLDTLSSNGMCSAGAGHNRQSAEAPAVLPQPGGRRLLVFGLGVPDSGIPLDWAATDKRAGVARLEDLTMHSLRPVAERILESKKPGDLVVASIHWGGNWGFDIPREQVRFAHALIDEAGVDVVHGHSSHHVKGIEVYRERLILYGCGDLLNDYEGIEGHTAFRGDLGLLYFASLDPGGNLKSLELIPTHLRRFRLCRAEGDDRQWLHDTLSRECARLGSSIQPGAKNAFELRW
- a CDS encoding dipeptidase; amino-acid sequence: MDLSLKHLAATTLMLASLSSFTTSAHANITPQQSATILKTFSDTSVTDFRQFLGRLATSDLAKTNDLGPAISAFQSNKPLTPEQQNEIHRLLGLYARVKYGNAATETLRELVAIPTFRVDGVAQHDNPEFIKIADKLKGLAQAFNLNFRNIDNRVYEISLAGNGDEVVGIHAHADVVPVTPENWVLKDGTRLDPFKVTLVGDRMYGRGTEDDKNGIVVALYAMKIIKEEKLPLARNFKLLVDTTEETTGDAIPYYFEHNPTPNYNLALDGGYPVVIAEKGYGTVMASFPRRAAEGKGAEITAMTGGLATNQIPSTSVATLVTDKPAELAASLQKAGSDYAKRNGGNFEVSAKVVGKDVQLTVTGVSAHSSEPESGVNPVARMLDFINSLDGKVALKHNHMTDAARYAADNWGLDYLGGKLGVGFSDDFMGPLTASLTYVGMDEKAFKLAVNLRVPKGKSPEVLKTEIADKLGAWSKKTDIAAAFDYSIAEPMHRNPEGEWVKALLAVASENLGMEHKFGTSAGATSVHELPNGVQFGLARPEVKYTGHNDNEFKTVDQFLLDLQIVTEMFGRIGQLPKL
- the dapF gene encoding diaminopimelate epimerase encodes the protein MPLSFHKMHANGDDFVIVDSRNSANPITSAMARRMGDRHRGVGFNQLAVMLDCDDAVARLMFWNADGSTLDACGSATRGAADLLMRESNTTSIALRTNRGLLTCERTSTGTIAVNMGEPLFGWSDIPLALEMDTAVLPLAGEPAATSMGNPHCTYFVDDLTAVDIATLGPIIETNPLFPLKTNVHFVQIINRKHIRLRIWERGGGIPLGSGSCSCGAAVNGIRRGLLDPCVEVECDGGTVTVQWDGVGPVFLIGPVETTFSGAIHDSLSFRL
- a CDS encoding metallophosphoesterase, with translation MKEQSIEFRAGEAPTPHSAPLAMTRSTQSPTLNSRIELYTQEAMVNWLGPLQLMRTGLQTAVATTMGAFADPREVLAMLNPRDSNPPIQVAADGDVWIDYLADTGDGWDSTYSMALCVSHAVELPEHQLSLPRGDVLLLGGDQVYPTPARNGYRTRFLDPFRAAFPAPVPKERPDDQDQPVRQPGAPWIVATPGNHDWYDGLRGFSQLFCERKPIGAWETRQRTGYYVLQLPNGWWIWGLDLQFESMIDRQQKQYFEQMNAKLQPGDRVILCTPEPSWVDEAERLAREESKALPSIETQTPRFRSLREIEELLGDHLAVVLAGDSHHYARYQPKAGTQAPQRITCGGGGAFLNATHQLPDPPKPINVGGTRQHYELAAVYPDKKTSEQLRNRAWRLPTRNLSFCGMLAILYLLFDWMVQSASTVPHPARGNRSLMDVLSDLQASIPNISEVWRHLLLVLSHSPSSVMFAVIIVLGCAVFSAAGVKRTRKLAYAIGAAHGLLHLGLAIGLLWLMGRVNIHYLQLEVENLYQVSLFLAETLVLGGSLGGLLFGAWMVMGNTFWGLHSEAVFSSQCIADHKCFLRMHFKGDQLTLYPLKLEKVCRRWSLGSGVAKLAKVQRTWRLRATPESTGPRFVPASGELELQLIEPPIVILRE
- a CDS encoding carbohydrate porin; its protein translation is MQKASSWLLAGVLGTSAATTHAATLEERMAAFEARASAAEKRAAAAEQQTQALARELQQIKLATSTLQPAASTAAAMSAPALDTRLAKLEARQQSMEKQGSAGHLTDGFSFKGYARSGMLMNDGLGGGRGGPYTTPAGSVGGAVGRLGNEDDTYMRIDLSKEAYAQNGTHSKFTVSIADGVESTNDWTAAESNLNVRQVFTELDHLAAFKGNSVFENSTLWAGKRFDRDNFDIHWLDSDVIFLAGTGGGIYDVQMNKDWRSNYSLIGRNYGDFSEGGVNADVESYILTSNQFFDNGQWQWMFNGIGSKKNDFGTRSNEAGLTPADSGLHSMVANHQKNFFGREGFFKTALLYGQGLGAEVKNIGSDGELIDDARALRLALYGETPIAPGWRIGPSLLAEQSKDRYVKGDDYRWMTLNMRLANEINSNFEMAYEMSWQTMDLDPKGYMQRNAVDGNFWKFTIAPTFKPDFGDLLTRPELRVFASVMNWSSDLDRYSSTDNFGKSDFNAGGVWQYGIQMETWF
- a CDS encoding ABC transporter substrate-binding protein, producing the protein MKQLKSLLPAALLTLCAGLPSLSSAADLTISCGAVGAELQLCKEAVEAWSKQTGNNVEVVSTPNSATERLSFYQQILSAQSSDIDIIQIDMVWPGMLAKHLMDLREVLPANATQGYFQAQVDNATVNGRLVTMPWFTDSGLLYYRKDLLEKYNQQVPQTWEEMTATARNIQQAERTAGNPNAWGYIFQGRAYEGLTCNALEWISSQPEGGLVNPQGDIVVNSPASRTALTLAKSWVGDISPRGVLNYTEEEGRGVFQSGNALFMRNWPYVWALVQSQDSAVKDKVGVAPLPRGGEAGSHASTLGGWGLAVSRYSAHPKLAAELVSYLTSAQEQKRRALIGAYNPVIESLYQDPELLAAMPYYAQLHSILNDGVMRPAAITADRYPRVSNAFFDRVHGVLAGELPVDQALAELESELTRIKRRNW